In Hallerella porci, the sequence TTAAAAATCGCCATCACCGCAATTAAAAGCAAAAAACTTCGCCCATAAATAGAGCCGATTAAAATCACCACATACAAGAACGGAAGCGATGACCAAATTTCAATTCCGCGCTGCATAAAAATATCCCATTTCCCGCCGAGATATCCTTGAATGCCGCCGATAACGATGCCGAGAAATGTCCCAAGAAATGTGAGAAGCAAACTAAAACTCATGCAAATGCGAAAGCCGTGAATCAAACGTGAAAGCACATCGCGTCCGTGCGCATCGGTTCCCAAAAGATGATTTTTTCCCGGCGCAAATGGAGGCGTTCCTTCCAAAGAAAGATCTGCTTTTAACGGATCTTGTGCAATAAGAGGCATTAGCGCCCACACATTTTTTCCTGCCGTTTTTGCATCGGCAATCAACTGCGGATAATCCGGTTCCGTTTGAAATTCTCCGCCGAATTCTGTTTCGGCATAAGTCACAAATGCTGGAAAATACGTTTTTCCTTCGAAGCGTAAAATCAGCGGTTCATCGTTTACAAGCCACGGCGATGTGAGCGAAAACGCATACAAAATAACGAGCGCCCAAAACGAATAAAAGGCAAGCTTGTTCTTTTTGAACAACGCAAATTTTTTCTTCATTTCTGGTGAAATCTGCATCAGCTAAACCGAATCCGTGGATCGACAAGTGTATAAAGAATATCGCTAAAAAGGCGACCAAACATCGTGAGAATACTCGAAAGTAAAATCACTCCCATGACGACATTATAATCGCGATTCACCATCGAATTATAATAGAGAAGTCCCATGCCATCGATGTCAAAAACTTTTTCGACAAGAAGTGCGCCCGCAAAAAGAAGAGTGAAAATTTCGGAAAGTCGCGTCACAATCGGAATCAGCGCATTGCGCAATGCGTGCTGCACAAGAGCCCGCCGAAAACTCATTCCCTTCGCCATCGCCGTCCGCATATAATCGCGTCCGAGTTCTTCGAGAACGCTATTTTTCATGAGGAAAGTTAAAAACGCAAATTCGCTAATCATATAGCAAATCATCGGGAGCGTCCAATGCAAAAGAATGTCGCCGATTTTTCCCATAAAAGAAAGATCTTCAAAATCTTCGGAAACGATCCCGCCGAGCGGAAAAATATTGAAAAAAGATCCGCCTGCAAAAAAGATAATGAGAAGAATTCCCAGCGCATAACCCGGCATCACGTAGCCCGAAAAAATGGCGACCGAAGAAATTTTATCCACCGCAGAATGATTCTTCACCGCTTTCAAAAGACCGAGCGGAATGCAAACCAAATAACTTAAAAAGAATGAAGTAAAACCAAACGCTAACGAAATCGGGAATCGCGAAGAAATCACATCCCAAACGGGAAGCCCGTAAGTATAAGAAGTGCCGAGATCTAAATGAAGCACATTCCAAAGCCAATTTAAGTAACGTTCCCAAGCGGGTTTGTCAAATCCAAAATAACTTTGAATTTGCGCAATTTGTTCGGGAGAAATCGCCTTTGAAGCCGAGACGCCACCGTGCGATGCCGCAGCCGATTGCACTTTCGCAATCATTTCTTCAACAGGTCCGCCCGGGATGAGCTGCACCAGCGCAAAGCACACAATCGTAATTCCCAAAATCGTGGGAATCATTAAAAGGAGTCTGCGGATAATGTAAGCCTTCATCGCGTCAAAGTTAAAAAATTCCCTTCGCCATTTTTCGTTTTCGCATTTTGCATTTCCATTTTTAGAATCTTCGCCGTTTCATTTTTCCCGATTTCGCAAAAATTTTTTCCGAACAATTTTCCTTTTTCCGATTTTTCATCGCTTTTTTAATGAAAATTTTTGATTACAATTTTCAAAAAATGCCCAAAATTCTCATAAAAACGCCAAAATTTCGCCATTTTCTGCAGGATGCACTTTTACCCTTGACAAAAAGCAAAAAAATTACTCTCTTTGGTGAGCAAAAACTGAAGTTTAACCCTTTTTGGAGATAAGCACATGCCTTGCGGAAAGAAAAGAAAGCGTAAGAAGATTGCGACCCACAAACGTAAAAAACGTCGTCGTCGTGATCGTCAGAAGAAGAAAATTCGCTAGTATTAGCTAATTCTTTCCGAAGACATACGGAACGAAAAGGAATGCCCCAAAGCATTCCTTTTGTGTTTTAAATGCAAATGCGCAGCCATTTTCGTTCGCAGCATTTTTGTTAGCGCAATTCTCATTTTAAATTTGAATTCCACTTTACCCGAAAATTTTTGTGTTAGAATCGATCGAAGGCACTCTGAAGAACATTACATTTCGAAATCCCGAAAATGGTTTTTCGGTGTTGCGTTTTACGGTCGAAGGCGAAGTGAAACCGGTCACAGTCACGGGAAATTTTCCGGATCTTTCCGTCGGCGAATCTTTCCGTATGGAAGGCGAATGGAAAACGCATCCTAAATATGGAAAGCAATTTGCTTGCATTAAAAGCGAACCGTTTTTTCCGGAATCGGGCGCAGGACTTGTCGCTTATTTAGGCGGCGGACTTTTCAAAGGAATCGGTGAAGCGACTGCAAAACGTTTAGTCGATACTTTTGGAAACGATCTCGTTCACATTTTGGACGGCGGCGGCGACGAAATTGCGAAGAAAAAAATCAAAGGATTTTCGGGGAAAAAAGTCGCCCAATTTTTAGAAGATTGGAAGAAGCTCCGCGAAAGCCGCGAGACGATGCTTTTCCTTTACGGACACGGAATTTTTGGAAGCGTTGCGCTTCGACTTTGGCGACAATACGGGCAAAATACAATTGAAATTATTTCGCAAAATCCTTACATTCTCTGCGAAGAAGTTTGGGGAATCGGATTTGTCAAAGCCGATGAAATTGCGCGCAAAGTCGGCTTTCCCGAATGGGATGAATCGCGTTTGGAAGCGGGAATTTGTTACAGCATTTTTAAAGCGTCTTCGAGCGAAGGGCACACGTATTTGCCCCGTGAAAATTTGCTTTTAAATGCCGCGAAAGAATTACGTTTAACGATGGATTCGCAAGAAGCATTTGAAGATTTATCGTTTGCGCTCGATTCCCTTTTAAAATCTCAAAAGCTCGAAGAAGACAACGGAAAAATTGCAATTCCAAATCTCGCCCGCGCCGAAAATTTTATTGCGGAATTTATCAGCAGCCGCATTCAAAACAAAAGCAAAGACGACCCGAAAGAATTGGAAGCTTTCCTTTCGGCTTTTGAAAAAGAGCAAGGTTTTACATACGATCCCGTTCAAAAAGCGGGAATTATTCAAGCGTATCAAAGTCGCATTTTCATTATCACCGGCGGACCGGGAACTGGAAAAACGACTTTGCTCAAAGGCATTTTAGCGCTCGCCGAAGCAAACGAAGTCGATGTCACTCTTGCTGCTCCCACAGGGCGCGCAGCGAAGCGAATGCAAGAAGTCACCGGCCACGATGCGCGCACATTGCACCGTCTTCTCGAAATCAATCCCGAATCTAGGCGCTTTATGCGCGACGAAAATTTTCCACTCGAAACAGGAATCGTTATCGTCGATGAATTTAGTATGGTCGATTCTTGGCTTTGCGCGGGACTGATGAAAGCGATTTCGGAGCGAACACATTTGGTTTTAATCGGCGATAAAGATCAGCTGCCGAGCATTGGACCGGGAAATGTTTTGCGCGATTTATTGAGCATCGCAGAAATTCCAAGCATTCGATTGGAACGTATTTTTCGTCAAGCAGGCGGAAACGATATTGCCGAAAAAGCAACGCAGATTAATCAAGGTTTTAAACCGTCGCCATTAAGCGGAAATAATTTTCATTTTACTCCTTTTGATTCGCCCGAAGAAGCGCAGACGATTTTATCTGAGCTCATTTTAAAAACCATTCCGCAGACGATGAAAGCGTCGCCAAAAGATTTGCAAATTTTGGTTCCGATGCACAAAGGTCCGCTCGGCACTATTGAATTAAATTCTTTCTTGCAAAAGTTGCTAAATCATTCTCGCAAAGAATTTATTTCTCAAGGCATTCATTGGAAAAGCGGCGACCGCGTAATGCAACTGCGGAATAATTACGAGAAAAATGTTTTCAACGGCGACATCGGAAAAATTATCGCAGTCGAAAAAGAAGACAAAAAAATCACCGTCGATTTTGATGGACATTTAGTCGGTTACGAAGGCGATGAACTTTTGGAACTTTCTCTCGCGTATGCGTGCACGATTCACAAAAGTCAAGGCAGCGAATATTCTGCGGTCATTCTCGTTCTCGATTCTTCGCATTATCGGATGCTGCAACGCAATTTACTTTACACCGGAATTACGCGAGCAAAAGGACATGTTTGGATTCTTTCGCGCGGTGGAGCTTTTGACGAAGCGGTTCGCAATAATCGGATGCAGCAACGCTTTACGCGCCTTCCCGAATTTATTACAAACAAATTAAAAAGCGAAGGAATTTCCGTTTCAAAAAATCCTTCGCCTTTTGAAAAATTCTTAAAATTTTTGAATGAATAAAGCGCCGTTTTCACGACGCTTTTGATTTTACTTTTTCCCGGTACTTCCAAAGCCGCCGCGACTTTTATCTTCTAAAACCGTTTCGACAAAATGAAGTTTCGGTTGATTTTCTAGAATGCGGAATTGTGCGATGCGACTTCCTTTTTCGATTGTCACATCTTCGGTTGCATACACAGGCATTTTCCACCAGTCATCTTTACCGCAATAACTGCCGTCTACAACGCCGACAGAATTGACTTGTAAAATTTTCCAGTTTTTAAATGTTGAACTCCGCGGTGCGATATGCGCTTCGTAGCCAGCGGGAAGCTTCATCGCGACACCCAAATGGATGAGTTTAAACTCTCCTTTTTTCAGAGTGACCGTTTCCGCTGCGCTCAAATCAATCCAATCCGATTTTCCGCCGATATATTCCAAACGAGGAATCGAATCGTCTAAGTATTGAATTTGAATTGTCTCTTCAGCCATTAGAGTAATTCCTTGCGCAATTCTTCAGCCGATTTCGTAGAAAGATATGCGGGCGGCACATCCAAAACCGTTGTGCAGCCGCGAACGCCAGCGTGATACATCCGCATCATCGCACGGGCATAAGCCACAAGAACGCTCGATGTAAATGCCGGATTCGAATCCAATTTCAAACTGTATTCGATGATATTTTTGTATTCGCCGTCCCAACCGGTTTTTCCCGAACGGATGACGAAACCGCCGTGAGCCATTCCCGAATGATTTTTTGCAAATTCTTCTTCGTCGATAAAATGCACCGTCGTATCGTATTCATCAAAATAATTCGGCATCGTTTTGATTTGCTTTTCAACAGAAGCGGCATCGGCGCCCGCTTCCAAGACGACGAAAACTTCGCGCGTATGCTTTTGACGCGTTGAAAGTTCTGGATTCGATCCGCTGCGAACTGTTTCAAGCGCGCTCTCTACAGGAATCGTATATTGCTTAGCATTTTTCACGCCCGCAATGCGGCGCACTGCATCGGAGTGACCTTGCGAAACGCCTTTGCCCCAGAATGTATAAGTTTTTCCATCGGACAAAAACGATGTAGCAAAAACGCGATTGAGCGAAAACAGACCCGGATCCCAACCGACAGAAATCATCGCAATTTTTCCTGCGGCTTTTGCTGCTGCATCGACATTTGCAAAATGCTGCGGAATTTTTGCATGCGTGTCAAAGCTATCGACGACATTAAAAAGCTTCGCAAATTCCGGAGTTTGCTTCGGCAAATCGGTTGCGCTTCCACCGCAAAGAATCATCACATCGATTTTATCTTTCCAATTTGCAGCGTCTTCAATTTTTACCACCGGAACGCCTGCAGTCAAAAGTTTAACCGAAGACGGATCGCGCCGCGTAAAGACTGCGGCAAGTTCCATATCGGGAGAATTTTTTACAGCGCATTCCACGCCGCGACCTAAGTTTCCATAACCGAGAATGCCAATTTTAAGCATAGAGATTCCTCTTGATTTGTTGCGGAATAAATTTAGAAACATTCTTTTTTTCTCCAAATCTTTTTTTTGATTTTTTCTATCAAAGAATCCGCGATTTTCCTTTTTCGGTTTCATTCTCTTTTTTATTTTTCTACCTTTTCTATATGAAACTTTTTCATTTTTCATTTTTGACTTTGTTGATTTTCACGGTTTCTGCGGCAGCAGAAATTGTTCCGCCGCAAGGTTCTTCGCATTGGGCAAATCGTTCGGATTTTTTTGCAAAAAATTTGCAATCCGAAAAAGCGACAGAAGCGTGGACTTATCAATTTATTTTTGATAACGGAACGCGGGCATACGTCAATTATGCGACGATTATCATCCCGACATCGGGGAAAAAAATCGGCTGCGATATTGCAATCACCGGACTCAAAGGGAAAAATTCCAATATCGGTCGGCAATATCCGCTAGAACGTTTGAAAGAATTGAAAGATCAAAATAAAATTTCCATCAAAGACGAATATATCATGGAAGGCATTCCCGGAAAAAATCATCGGGTACTCTTCACCGCAAACAAAGATGGCTTCGGAAAATTTTTGTTGGATGTGACTTTTACAAGCGCACAAAAAGGAAAAGTTCCGGGAAACGGAAATTGGAAAATTAACGGGCAAACTTATGGCGCAGCCGTTCTCATTCCTTACGGACGCGTGAGCGGAAAAATTGCACACGACGGCGACACTCTCGAAGTCAAAGGCTACGGCTATTTAGAACACACTTGGCAAACCGGAAACGCAACCGATCTCGCAGTCCGCGCGTTTAATGTGAGCGAAGCTTCGAAAGGCGCATACGCCGGAAGAATCGCCATCGACAAAGACGGAAATCCGTTCGGCTATTTCATGCAAAAAAATGCAGAAGGCACGACGATACTTTTCCCGAAGAACATTCTTGCGGGCGAAAAAAATTACGACGGCGAAGACTTTCCAAAATCAGCGTTCAAAATCATTTGGCAAAATTCTCCGGACACTTTGACTTTGGATATGACCAAGCCCAAACAAAAATTTTCGATGCTCGAAAATTTTGACGGTTGGTTTGCGAAGAAAGCGACAAAGCTAATGCTCGGCGGCGAAATTTTCTTTTGGCGCGGACGCACAAAATCAAACGGAAACATCTTCGATTGGAATTTAACCGGAATGTAATTGCAAAAATTTTTTGCGCTTTCACAAACACAAAATTATGACAAAATTTCGTCCCTGCATCGACATTCATCAAGGCAAAGTAAAACAAATTGTCGGCGGCACGCTTTCGGATTCGGAAACTCCGCTGACGCATTTTACAAGCGAACATTCTCCGGCGTATTACGCAGAACTTTATCAAAAAGACGGACTCCGCGGCGGCCACGTCATTATGCTCGGCAAAGGCTGCGAAGCCGCTGCGAAAGAAGCGCTTGCCGCTTATCCAAATGGTCTCCAAGTCGGCGGCGGAATTAACCCGACGAATGCGCAAACTTTTTTAGACGCGGGCGCAAGTCATGTTATCGTCACCAGTTGGATTTTTGACGGCGCTATTTTGAATTTTGAAAAAGTGAAAATTCTTTCTGAAGCCGTTGGAAAAAATCATTTGGTTTTGGATTTGAGTTGTCGCAGAACTCATTCGGGTTGGAATGTGGCGACGAATCGTTGGCAAACGATTACCGATGCCGTTGTCGATGAAAATCTTTTGCAAAAACTCGCCGCTTTTTGCGATGAATTTTTGGTGCACGCAGCCGATGTCGAAGGACTTGAGCGCGGCATGGACGAAGAATTAGTTCGCTTCTTGGCCGAAAAATCTCCGATTCCCGTTACATACGCAGGCGGAGCAAAAAGCATTGACGATTTAATTCACTGCAATGCGATTTCAAATGGAAAAGTCGATTTGACAATCGGCAGTTCTTTGGATATCTTTGGCGGAACAGGTACACGTTATGCAGAATGCGTTGAATTCAACAAACGACAAAACGGTTAATTTGCAAGCGACCGATTCTCGCCCGCCGATTTTTGGAAGAATCGTCACCAGCGTTTTCCCAAAACTTTTTGCGTTTAAACATCAGCCACCCGGAAACATTCGCACCTGTATGATTCCGCCGGTTGTCTTTTGGGAAGTACTTCACAATTTGCCGAAGCTTCTCAAGCTGCGTTATTATTTAAAGAAAAAACGCCAAGCGCATTCTCCCGATGACATCGCCGTCGCCTTTTATTCGGATAATTTAGACGAAGTCAACGGGATTGCAAATAATTTGCGCCACGTCATTTCTTTTATGCGGAGTCACGGCTACAAAGCAGCTCTTGCGGGGAACGCTTTTAATACGCGTTCTCGCGGCGTCATCGAAAATGGCTACGTCATTCTTTTGCCGCGCATTTTCAGTATGGAGCAACTCGGCTACGCCAATAGCGAACTCGCCATTCCGCATATCAGTCCTATTTTGCGTTTGATCAAACGTTACCCGATTGATATTATCGAACTCGAAACGCCGAGTCCTGGCGCTTGGGCAGTTGCATTCTGCGCAAAAATTGCAGGCATTAAAGTCATCAGCCATTACCGCACCGATGTTCCCACTTACACAAAAACTTTGGTCAAAGCCAAATGGATGCATCGTTATGTGTTAATGTTAATGCAAATTTTCTACGGATTTTCGCGTCCAGTCGTAAGTCCTTGCAAAGATTACAAAGAAATTTTGCACAACGATATTAAGGTGCCATTAAAAGACATCGAAATTATTCGACGTGGAATTCCGCTCGAAAGTTACAGTCCCAATTTCCGCGGAAAAGGAACATGGGAAAAATTTTCAAACGAAAAAGGCAAAATGCGATTTGTTTGCGTCGGGCGAATTTCCAAAGAAAAAAATCTTCCGCTGCTCAAAAATTTATGGATGGAATTTCGCAAAACGCATGACGATGCAGAGCTTATGTTCGTCGGCGACGGTTGGTATTTAGACGAACTCAAAAAAGATTTTGCCTCGGCACCCGAAGTTCATTTTGCAGGAGTTCAAGGCGGAGAAACTCTCGCCGGGCTTTACGCCGATGCTGACTTTTTACTTTTCCCGAGTACGACAGATACATTTGGCAATGTCGTCGTCGAAGCGCTTGCATCGGGAACTCCCGCAATTGTCAGCGATAAAGGTGGCCCGCAAGACATCGTTTTCGAAAAAGGCTGCGGATACATTCTCCCGGGCGATGATCCGCACGCGTGGATGCAAAAACTCGAAGAATGCGTTGCTCTCAAAAAAGACGAAACCGCTTATCAAAAAATCCGCGAAAATGCCTACGAACGCAGCAAAGATTTCACCTTAGAAAAAGCAGCTGCAGCCCAGTGGGAATTTTACAAAAAGGTTTACCACAACGCTTACCTCGGCAAATAAAAATCTCTGCGAATGGTTTTTAGAAAACCGCGAATCGTTTCCATGGCGGCCAAAAAATTTGCGCATAAAACGCGACCCGTATGCGGTTTGGATTAGCGAAACGATGTTGCAGCAGACGCAAGTTTCTGCTGTAAAAGAAGCTTTTGAAAAATGGATGCACGACTTTCCGACCGTAAAAATTTTAGCGGAAGCGAGCGAAGAAAATGTACTCATTCATTGGCAAGGTTTAGGCTATTATAGCCGCGCCAAAAATATTCACAAGACCGCAAAAATCATCGCACAAAACGGCGAAAATTTTCCAGAAACCCGCAAAGAATTGGAAGCGTTACCGGGCATCGGCGCCTATACGGCGGGCGCGATTTTAAGCCTCGCCTTTCATCAAAACGAATCCATTCTCGACGGCAATTTAGTTCGCATTTTCGCCCGTTTAAATTTGTTTTCTTTTTTGCCCGATGCGGGGAAAACCGAAAAAAAATCTTTCTGGGATGAAGCGAGAAAATGGGCGACGATTCAAAATGCTTTTCTTACAAACGAAGCATTGATGGAACTCGGCCGGAAAATTTGCAAAAAGTCAAATCCCGATTGCAAAAATTGTCCGCTGCAAAAAATTTGTCGCGCAGCGATTGAAAATCGCCAAGAAGAATTTCCTGTGAAGAAAAAAATGCAATATGAATCGTGGCTTGGATTTGCGCTTGTCGTAAGCGATTCTCATGAAAATTTTTTGCTTCAAAATTCTCCCGATTCGCCGTTTTTCAAAAATCAATGGACATTTCCGCTTTTTGAAAATGCCGATATTTTCCGCGAGAATTTTCCGGGAATCATCGAAAATATCATCCCGCCCGAAACGATTCAGCACATCGCTTGGGGAAAATCTTTTGAGCATTCCATTACCCGTTACAAAATTCGCTGCCGCATTTTACAAGTCCAAGTGAAAAGCCGAAAAGATTTATCGGGCGAGTGGATTTCGAAAAAAGACATTTCCAAAAAAATCGTTTCTAGCTTCGGAAAAAAAATTCTTTCTTCTCTCGAATTTTCATCGCGAATTTAATTTCTTATTTTTGATTTTATGTTTCCCTTTCCCCAACTTTCCGCAGCCGAAGCCGCAGAACTTATCCGCCCAAACGAAATCGTCGGAGTTTCCGGTTTTACTCTTGCCGGTTATCCGAAAGCAGTTCCGCAAGCTCTTGCAGAACGCACCGAACGTTTGCACGCAAATGGCGAAGAATTTCAAATCACTCTTTTTTCGGGAGCGTCAACGGGAGATGAATGCGACGGCGCACTCGCCCGCGCCCATGCGATTCACTGGCGTGCGCCTTATCAATCCAATAAAAATTTGCGAAGCGCAATTAACTGCGGCGAAGTCCATTATACCGATGCGCATTTGGGAATGATGGGAAGACTCGTGCGAACGGGAGCGCTTCCCACGCCGACGACTGCGATTATTGAAGTCACCGATGTGACCGCTGACGGGAAAATCCGTCTTTCGATGTCTTGCGGAAATTCCGTTGAATTTTTGCAACGAGCGGACCGCGTCATTTTAGAACTCAATTCTCTTTATGGCGATGCACTTTTCGGAATGCACGATTGTTATTTGCCCGAACTTCCGCCGCATGCGTCACCAATTCCTGTTTCCCAAGTTTTGGACCGCGCTGGAAACGATTTTGTTCAAATCGATCCGAAGAAAATTGTCGGCGTTGTCCGCACAAATGTCGGCGATTCCATTCGTCCATTTACAGAACCCGATGCAATTTCCCAAACGATTGCGGGACACATTTTAGAATTCCTCGCCCACGAACGAAAAAAAGGAAGACTTCCCGCAAATTTACCGTATCAAAGCGGCGTCGGAAATGTGGCAAATGCCGTGCTCACCGCGATGGCTCGCGATTCAAAACAAGAACCGGTCAGCCTCTTTACCGAAGTCATTCAAGAAGCGGTTTTTGAGCTCATTCAAAACGATAAACTCGTCGGCGCAAGCGGTACAGCACTTACATGTTCATCGAACGCCCGCGAATATTTAAAAGCGGATGCGAATGCTCTCAAAAAGAAATTTATTTTGCGCGCACAAGAAGTTTCGAATCATCCCGAAGTCATCCGAAGACTCGGTGTGATTTCGATGAACACTGCCCTCGAATTGGATATTTTCGGCAACGTCAATTCGTCACACGTTTGCGGTTCTTCGATTATGAACGGCATCGGCGGCGCCGCGGACTTTTCTCGCAATGCGCTTCTCGGATTTTTCATGACGCCTTCAACGGCAAAAGACGGCACCATTAGCGCAGTCGTCCCTTACGTTTCTCATGTGGATCACACCGATCACGAAACAAACATTTTTGTCACAGAGCAAGGTCTCGCCGACCTTCGCGGACTTGATCCCGTTTCACGCGCCCGCTTAATTATCGACCGTTGCGCGCATCCCGCTTATCGTCCACAATTAAATGTTTTTTTAAATTACAGTTTAAATTCGGCAAAAGGAAAACACATTCCGATTGCTCTTGACCGAGCATTCAATATGCACTTGCGTTTTCTTTCTACCGGAACGATGGCAGAATAACTTTCCACTTTGAAATTCTATTTTTGCAAATGCAACTATAGTCTTTCAAAGGAACTCAAATGGCAATTAGACAAGAACTCCTTGATCAACTTGAAGAACGCAGAAAGTTTGCGCTTTCCTCAGGCTGCGGTCCGGAAAAGGCCGAAGCCCGTCACGCAAAAGGTCTTTTAACCGCCCGCGAACGCATTAGCGATTTAGTCGATGATGGTTCATTCCAAGAAGCGGGAATGTTCGTGGATCACGATGTCCGCGGTTTTGGTTTTGAAAAGAAGCATCTCGCTGGCGACGGCGTCGTCACCGGAATCGGCAATATCGATGGTCGTCCAGTTACCGTCATTTCGCAAGACTTTTTAGTCAGCGGCGGATCTCTCGGCAGCCGTCATGCGCAGAAAATGTCCGAAGCGATGCAGCGTGCCATTGAACTTGGCACTCCGATTATTTCTGTGAACGATTCGGGTGGAGCTCGCATTCAAGAAGGTGTGAAA encodes:
- a CDS encoding succinate CoA transferase, which translates into the protein MFPFPQLSAAEAAELIRPNEIVGVSGFTLAGYPKAVPQALAERTERLHANGEEFQITLFSGASTGDECDGALARAHAIHWRAPYQSNKNLRSAINCGEVHYTDAHLGMMGRLVRTGALPTPTTAIIEVTDVTADGKIRLSMSCGNSVEFLQRADRVILELNSLYGDALFGMHDCYLPELPPHASPIPVSQVLDRAGNDFVQIDPKKIVGVVRTNVGDSIRPFTEPDAISQTIAGHILEFLAHERKKGRLPANLPYQSGVGNVANAVLTAMARDSKQEPVSLFTEVIQEAVFELIQNDKLVGASGTALTCSSNAREYLKADANALKKKFILRAQEVSNHPEVIRRLGVISMNTALELDIFGNVNSSHVCGSSIMNGIGGAADFSRNALLGFFMTPSTAKDGTISAVVPYVSHVDHTDHETNIFVTEQGLADLRGLDPVSRARLIIDRCAHPAYRPQLNVFLNYSLNSAKGKHIPIALDRAFNMHLRFLSTGTMAE